A window from Cryobacterium sp. SO1 encodes these proteins:
- a CDS encoding amino acid ABC transporter permease, whose translation MDAVIENLPVFLEGFKNTLGLLILSGIGALVLGVFVAALRISPIASFRAFATVYTELVRNTPLTLVLFFCAYILPYLQFSPGYFFLALIGLTVYTSPFVAEALRSGINGVPVGQAEAARSVGLTFGQSLSYVIMPQAVRMVIPPLINVFIALTKNTSVAGAFFVFELFGAGRQVVNDRGDAVIAILLAVASFYLIVTITLGQIAGRVEKKVAVLR comes from the coding sequence TTGGACGCAGTCATCGAAAACCTGCCGGTCTTTTTGGAAGGCTTCAAGAACACGCTCGGGTTACTGATTCTCTCCGGCATCGGCGCGCTCGTGCTCGGAGTGTTCGTGGCCGCCCTGCGGATTTCGCCCATCGCATCATTTCGCGCCTTCGCGACGGTGTACACCGAGCTGGTTCGCAACACCCCACTCACCCTCGTGCTGTTCTTCTGCGCGTACATCCTGCCGTACCTGCAGTTCTCACCTGGGTACTTCTTCCTGGCGCTCATCGGGCTCACCGTCTACACCTCCCCGTTCGTAGCCGAGGCACTGCGCTCGGGCATCAACGGCGTTCCCGTCGGTCAGGCCGAGGCCGCCCGCAGCGTAGGGCTCACCTTCGGCCAGTCGCTGAGCTACGTGATCATGCCCCAGGCGGTTCGGATGGTGATCCCGCCGCTGATCAACGTCTTCATCGCGCTCACCAAGAACACCTCTGTGGCCGGCGCGTTCTTCGTCTTCGAACTCTTCGGCGCCGGCCGGCAGGTCGTCAACGATCGCGGTGACGCCGTGATCGCGATTCTGCTGGCCGTCGCGAGCTTCTACCTGATCGTCACGATCACGCTCGGGCAGATCGCCGGCCGGGTGGAAAAGAAAGTGGCGGTACTCCGATGA
- a CDS encoding amino acid ABC transporter permease: MSSVLYDAPGPKARARSRVISVVGVIIILAGLTALILALGAPKPSANGAIQPGMWDPTRWDALLDVEVWRTLGRGALATLTMAGVAAFFALILGVLFSFLRSADHAAIRVPTTIVLEFVRGMPVLLMMLFILLVFSTGSFWAGVAALSIYNGAIIGEALRAGINSLPRGQREAGLAIGLTPISTRFRIEFPQAFRQMLPIIIAQLVVLLKDTSLAFIVGYEELLRSGLYTMTNFFGQRYQFSFFLIVLAIYLAMNLSLSWLARVIARRSGPKAGKLVDPEPTLTPKDTLASTRGSYSTGETGGAGSA; this comes from the coding sequence ATGAGCTCAGTCCTCTACGACGCGCCGGGCCCCAAGGCGCGCGCCCGATCCCGGGTCATCTCCGTCGTCGGTGTGATCATCATCCTCGCCGGCCTCACCGCGCTGATCCTGGCGCTCGGTGCCCCCAAGCCCAGCGCCAACGGCGCCATCCAGCCCGGCATGTGGGACCCGACCCGCTGGGACGCCCTGCTCGACGTCGAGGTCTGGCGCACCCTCGGGCGTGGCGCACTGGCGACCCTCACCATGGCCGGAGTCGCGGCGTTCTTCGCATTGATCCTGGGTGTGCTGTTCTCGTTCCTGCGTTCGGCCGACCACGCCGCCATTCGGGTACCCACGACTATCGTCCTGGAATTCGTGCGCGGCATGCCCGTGCTGCTGATGATGCTCTTCATCCTGCTGGTGTTCTCCACCGGGTCGTTCTGGGCCGGTGTTGCGGCGCTGTCCATCTACAACGGTGCGATCATCGGCGAGGCGCTGCGGGCCGGCATCAATTCGCTGCCACGAGGCCAGCGGGAGGCCGGTCTCGCGATCGGACTGACGCCCATCTCCACCCGGTTCCGCATCGAATTCCCGCAGGCGTTCCGGCAGATGTTGCCGATCATCATCGCCCAGCTCGTAGTGCTGCTCAAGGACACCTCGCTGGCGTTCATCGTCGGTTACGAAGAGCTGCTTCGCAGTGGCCTGTACACGATGACCAACTTCTTCGGACAGCGGTACCAGTTCTCCTTCTTCCTGATCGTGCTGGCCATCTACCTGGCGATGAACCTGTCGCTGTCCTGGCTGGCCCGTGTGATCGCCCGCCGCTCGGGACCCAAGGCCGGCAAGCTTGTCGACCCGGAGCCCACGTTGACACCGAAGGACACCCTTGCGTCCACCCGAGGCAGCTACTCAACAGGTGAGACCGGGGGAGCGGGCTCGGCCTGA
- the pheS gene encoding phenylalanine--tRNA ligase subunit alpha, which yields MSVPTEITESAVTAAIDAALAAIEAATDSAALKAVRSAHVGEASPLAALNALMRSVPGDQKAAAGKLVGQARARVNQALSARETQIVEAEATAQLAAEAVDVTAAASTWRAGARHPLTLLQERVSDVFVGMGWEVAEGPELESEWFNFDALNFDEDHPARAMQDTFFIDPPEAHLVLRTHTSPVQLRALLGTEPPVYRIAPGRVYRTDELDATHTPVFHQIEGIAVDKGLTMAHLRGTLDHFVKALFGDEAKVRLRPNYFPFTEPSAELDLWHPTFKDGARWIEWGGCGMVNANVLRSAGLDPEVYSGFAFGVGVERALMFRNDVKDMHDMVEGDIRFSQQYGMTV from the coding sequence GTGTCTGTCCCCACTGAAATAACCGAATCCGCCGTCACCGCGGCCATCGATGCCGCCCTCGCGGCCATCGAAGCCGCGACCGACTCCGCCGCCCTCAAGGCCGTGCGCTCAGCGCACGTCGGCGAGGCCTCGCCGCTGGCCGCACTGAACGCCCTCATGCGCAGCGTGCCCGGCGACCAGAAGGCCGCCGCCGGCAAGCTCGTCGGCCAGGCCCGCGCTCGGGTCAATCAGGCGCTGAGCGCCCGCGAAACCCAGATCGTCGAAGCCGAGGCCACCGCCCAGCTCGCCGCCGAAGCCGTGGACGTCACCGCCGCCGCCTCCACCTGGCGTGCCGGCGCCAGGCATCCGCTGACCCTGCTGCAGGAACGCGTCAGCGACGTGTTCGTGGGCATGGGCTGGGAGGTCGCCGAAGGACCGGAGCTCGAGAGCGAGTGGTTCAACTTCGACGCGCTGAACTTCGACGAGGACCACCCGGCCCGCGCCATGCAGGACACCTTCTTCATCGACCCGCCCGAGGCCCACCTGGTGCTGCGCACGCACACCTCACCGGTTCAGCTGCGCGCGCTGCTGGGCACCGAGCCGCCCGTGTACCGCATCGCGCCCGGCCGGGTCTACCGCACCGACGAGCTCGACGCCACGCACACCCCGGTCTTCCACCAGATCGAGGGCATCGCCGTGGACAAGGGGCTCACCATGGCCCACCTGCGCGGCACCCTCGACCACTTCGTCAAGGCCCTGTTCGGCGACGAGGCCAAGGTTCGCCTGCGCCCCAACTACTTCCCGTTCACCGAACCGAGCGCCGAGCTCGACCTCTGGCACCCCACCTTCAAGGATGGCGCCCGCTGGATCGAGTGGGGCGGTTGCGGCATGGTCAACGCCAACGTGCTCCGCTCCGCCGGCCTCGACCCCGAGGTCTACTCCGGATTCGCGTTCGGCGTCGGCGTCGAA